The genome window TATTATTTGGCATTCTTATACCCCCAATAAATTAGAATGATATATTTTATGCATAGAGGAATAGAGATGAAACGGACATTCAGACCAATCAAAAAAATATTCCCTTTTATTTTTAATCTCCCAATACAAAAAAATGTTGAAGGTAGACAAGCATACACTTCTACTTTCAACATTTGTATAGTTTATTCGAAACCACTCACCAGAACTTCCACCACGGCTTTTTCTTCTCTTTTGCTGCAGCAACTTCTTCACGATATTCCTGCATTAATTTCTTTTCCTCTTGGATTTCACGTAATGTCTTCATGAGATTTTCATCTTAAAACCGAATGCCATGAAATTTATAAAGCTATAACGAAAATCAAAACAGCTCTAGGGATTTCCCACGAGTTGTTTTTTTCTATATTTTCACAATAACAAGGTTCTACAAGCTTCCCTATGAATATGTTTTATATTTAGGGAAGCTTGGCGAAGAACTAACAAATCCTTTATGGGGAGTATCACAAAATCTTAGCTTGATAGATATGGAGTACCGCCCACATTTTAACGAAAATATACGCTAAGCCCTCGATCATGACCATTTTAGCGTTTTTTCATACTCTAAGATGGTCATGGTAATAGATCCCGGACCATCAGTCTTACCTTAACTGATCAATCATCTCTTTTGACGTTAACACATTTCCAAAATACGGCATGATTTTCTTTTCTACATACATTTGATCTTCAATGGTGTGAGCAGCCGTGCAATCAGAGAGTAATGTGCAATGATACCCTCGATCATAGGCATCACGGATGGTCGATTCTACACATACTTCCGTCACAAATCCAGCAAAAGCAACATGACGTATTCCTCTAGCACGAAGTAAATGGTCCAGGTTGCTTCCAGCAAAACCGCTGATTCCTTTTCTTCCTTCGGCTACTAAATCAGATGCTGCCGGGGTAAACTTCGGATAGATTTCTGCTCCATGAGCATTTTGTTGAAATCTTTTATTTTCCTTAATGATTGAAACAAGTGCTGTTGCATCCCTCAGAACCTCTCTATAATCTGGAGTAAATGAAAGCGGAACATGAATAATAGTAACTCCCTTTTTTCTTAACTCATCAAGCAAGTATTCTGTATTTGACACTAATCCTTTCTGCTCTAATTGTTCTTTAATAACAAAGTGTAAAGAACCATCTGGAGAAAGCCATTCATTTTGAAATTCAATTAGTAAGAACGCTGTTTCTTTTGCATTCATTGAACTACACTCCTTTTTGTTAGTCGAATGTATATCATATACATTAATTATTACTTAAACATAAAAAAATCCTTTTAATTCAGGAGTAAATTGAAGAAGGATTTACACTTGATGTAGCAGCTAAAAAAGTTGAAGGTTGGATGAAAAATATTAATGAAGTTTTTCTTAAATTAGCGAATACTGCTTCTAACAAAATAGATGTTGAATAATTCCAACTCTCATCAAAAACAGCCGATTGTACTTAGCGTATATTTTCGTTAAAATATGAGCGGTACGCCTTATTGTTTATTCTTAGCTTTCATTTGTTCTTCATATACAAACTTTACTGTCATAAAATCGTTAGGGAAGTCTTTCAATGCGTTCTTTATAACATTTAATTCTTCTTGTGATTTAATTTCGATACCATTTAAGAAATCGAATGCTTTAGATTGTTCATCAACAACAAAGTTTTGAGTCATGTAATCATCTTTGAAGTCTTGTTTAGCTTTTTCTTTCACTTTATTCATTACTTCTGTTTTATTGATGTTTTTAACAGGATTCGTCAAAGATCCTGTAGGTTGCTGCGGTTTCGCTTCTTCTTTCTTTTCCGGTTAAACTGTAGATTGTTGAACTTCTGGTTTAGGTTCATCTTTTTTAGACTGTTCTTGTGGAACTGTCTTCGCAGCAGGCTGAGTTTGTTGTTCTTGTTTTGCTAATTCCTCTTTTAACTTCTTTACTTCAGCATCTAGGAAGTTATTCTGGGTTTCTAATAATGCTATGTCGCCTTTTAATTTATCGATTTCTTTAGCTTTTTCTTCGTTATCTTGATTAGTATAACTAGTTTTTGGACTTGCAGTTGTTTGTTGTTCTTTTGCAAGGGTACTAAATCCTAACATCATAGCTATAATTGCAAATAAAACAAACGACGAAATTGATGTCCCAAATAAGATAGCGGAGCTCATATGTGATTTCTTTGTTTCTACAATTTGTTTTTTCTTTACCAATTCGATCATTAGAAAAACTAATGATGCTATGAAAGCAATGATACCGAACCATAATAAAGTTCCTGCAATAGCTTCACCGGTTATAGCCTCTGTCCCAAGATCTGTATTTCCAAACAGTTTAAAACTGTTATAGAGACCTCTAATAAACAATAAAACTAATATTCCTATACTGCTTAAAATAAGCATTTTATTAGATATTTTCATTTCCAACCTCCAAAAATGTAAGATTTCAACTCAAGCATAACAAATCCAGTTACACCTAGATTGTCTTATTCTGTCGAAAGGAAATAAAAAAGAGAGTAGAAGTCTTAAAGATGTAATTTTATTCCAATCCAAAGCATTTATTAGGTATGATAAGTATTTTGCGGAGGTGACGTATGTCAGGAGAAAATGAGTTTGACTTATATGAGATTTTATATGGCACTGCGCTTGATCCAAATTCAATAGGTCCTACACTACCACCTGTTCCACCATTCCAACTGCCTACAGGACCTACTGGTCCAACTGGAGGAACCGGAGCGACTGGACCAACAGGTGCTACAGGAATTGGAATAACGGGTTCTACTGGTCCAACAGGAGTGACTGGACCAACAGGAGCGACAGGATTAACTGGAATTGGTGAAACAGGTCCTCAAGGTTTACCAGGAGTAACAGGTCCGACTGGATCTACAGGAACAAATGCACCATCAATTAATTTCCGTGCGGAGAAATTCCCTTTTCAAGAGTACTCTCCCGCAGCTTTTCTTCAAGTATCATTTGAAGACATCGTATTTAATAATGGAGGTGGTTATTCTTCAATCACTAACACGTTTACGGCTCCTATAAATGGTATTTATTCGTTTACGGTTAACTTGAATTTTGCTTCACTCGTTCCGCCAACTGAAGTATTCATTGAGATAAGAAAAGATGGCGTGAATATAAGTTCTGGTACAGCGACTTTTAATACCATAGGTATCTCTTTTATAAACCATACAACTATTATTGATTTAGAAGCAGGTCAGAAAATAACTGTGTTTTTTTCATCACCAAAAGCGGGAGTTCTTAATCAAATTTCTACCGCATATTTTAGTGGAACGATATTACCTTAATTGGTACAGAAAAAAGAGAGCCAAGTGGCTCTCTTTTCATAATTTTACCTCTAGTAAATGGAAAATATTTCTTTTATTATGGAATCAAATCACAGTATTTCTTGGTTCTCACCTAAGAATCGTACATAATGGTCAAGTTGTTTACAAAAGTTCTCTCTTTGGCTTTCAGATAACGCCCCATACGTTTTTGAACACCATTGATTATGTAGCATTTCATCATCTGTAACGTCAGTACGTCCAGTAAGCACGTCTAACGTTACATTGAAATAGGAGGCGAGACGAAACATTGTCATAAGATCAGGCTCAGAAAATCCATTTTCATAATTGTTAATCTGGCTTCTGCTAAGATTCAGTTCATGAGCTAAATCTGCTTGTCTTAAAGAACGAATTTTTCTAAGTTTTTTTAAAGTTTCACCTAAAGTTTTCATACTATTAGGCCTCACCATACATACCCATCAACTTAAGAAAAGTAAACACCCCCAAAAAGAAAAAATGAGCCAAATCCCCCAAATAACTAACTGTAGAAAAAGAGAATTTTCATTTAGGGTGTACTTCAAAACCTTAGCTTGGTGGACATGGGGGGTGGTACTCAGTATTGTAAAAAATGTTCTAATAGGGTAGTATAAATTTATATTTATTGGTCGGTTGACCAAACAAAAATAAGAAGGTGAAATACAATGTCTAATTCTAAAAAAACAGCTACTCGGGATCAAATACTAATGGCTACGTTTGAATGCTTAGCTGAAAAAGGTACAACCGCTATTACATTACGAGATATTGCTACAAAAGCGGAAATTACTTTAAGTTTAATTCACTATTATTTTCCAACAAAGGAGGGCTTATTAGTTAACGCTACCTCTTATGTCATGCAAAAACAAATTAAAGAAATTCAGAATGAACTCTCACATATACAAGATTTCTCAGAGAAATTGAAAAAACTTATATTTGTAGTACATCATCAATTCAAAAGTTCTGAATGGAGAAAAGTGTATTTTAGTTTATTAGCAGCAGCAGCTTGGTCACCGAAAATTATGGAAGAAATTCGAGTTCTACAGAACCAACTGATAGACCTAATTCAAGAATATGCGCAAGCTTCCAATGTAGAAATCCCAGATTTAGAAGCATTCTCCAGGGCTTTATTGGCTTCGATAAATGGATTAGCGTTACAAGTTATGCATGGGGCTTCAGAAGAACAAATTGCTCCGGCATATGAGGTTATAGAAAAAGTATTTATTAGCATCTGCACCCCAAAAAACACAATGAGCGATTATTAAACTATATAATTCCAAGAAAATTCATGTGCCAATCCATTATTCCATGACACCAAATGAAATGAAGGATTGCAAAACATTATAAAGTGAGGTTACAGCATGACCGCATATGGATCATTTTATTTTTTCGCTATAGTGGGTATTTTATTGATACCTACTACCGTAGCTGGATTAAGAGGTAAAATGTTGCGCAAATATAATGCTGTCTTAACGCTAATTATGCTTGCTATTATCTTCTCGGATAAACCAAATCAAGCAATGATGTTAGCAGTATTTATTATTTGGCAATATGTCCTTATTAAAGGCTATTTACTACTAAGAAAACAAAATAATAATACGTTCATGTTTTACATGGCTGTTATTTTGTCGATTTTTCCACTGATTTTGGCAAAAATTGCACCATTTGTACCTGAATTAAAATTCATTGTTTTTACTGGTATATCTTATGTAACATTCAGGGCAGTACAAATGGTATTTGAAATTCGCGATGGCTTAATTAAAGAATGCTCATTTTTTAATTTCTGGGAATTCATTTTGTTCTTCCCTGCTATCTCGACCGGACCTATCGATCGTTACCGAAGATTCAAAAAAGATATTCAAAAACCACCAAGTGCTGAAGAATATTACAATCTACTATATATAGGGATTAACCGTATTTTTCAAGGTTTTCTGTATAAATTTATACTTGCTTACTTAATAAACCAACATATTATGAGTACAACAATCGCTCACCAAGATACAATTTTATCAAATATGATTTACATGTATAGCTATAGTTTATATCTATTTTTTGACTTCGCAGGTTATAGCTCATTCGTAATTGGTGTCAGTTATATGATGGGGATTAAAACACCAGAAAACTTTAATAAACCTTTTATCAGTCGTAATATTAAAGATTTCTGGAATCGTTGGCATATGAGTTTATCATTCTGGCTTCGTGATTTTGTATACATGCGCTTTGTCTTTTTCGCAACAAAGAAAAAGCTCATTAAAAATCGATATACGATTTCATATATTGGCGTCTTTTTAAACTTTTTTATTATGGGAATTTGGCACATTACAGGTCATGATATTGCTCAATATATTATTTATGCTCTATATCATATTGCTCTGTTTATTTTATTTGATATTTTCGAACGAAAAAACAAGAAGCATAAATTTTGGCCAAACAATACGTTCATGCATGTCCTTGCAATTGTGATTACATTCCATTTCGTATGTTTCGGTTTCCTAATCTTCTCTGGGCACCTAAACAAATATTTTTAATGAATAACTTCTTTTCTCACAACTTACTTTGATGTATGTTTCGTCTACCCTCTATGAATCTACAGAAAGAATAGCGTATTTTTGCATTTTAGGGGGTATCTCATTTTTATATATCCAATTCAATTTCTTTGTTCATGCAACAAAATTTGTATTTTTTACCGCTGTTACAAGGACAATTCTCATCAAATTATGTCTTGATAACGTACAATTTTCCCGAAATGATATGGTGAGGCCTATAATGTAGTGTTGAATCACAATTTATTTATAATTCTTTGAACGAAGAGATTGAATGTTTATACAGTCAGTAAGGTATGTGAAGTTATATAAGAAGTAATACAAAAACCAATCTATTAATCAGTAATATAGATTGGTTTTTAACTTAGTGAACCAACACTCTAACTATTTTATTAGATATTCCTCTAATTCTTTCAATAAAACCTTAGCACCTTCAGGACTTAATGTGATTTTACTATCAGCAATTTTAAAATTCTTTTCAGATATATCTCCCGTTATCAAACCAGAATCTTTTACTTTATATGGCTTTAACACAACGCTGTCCTGATCCATAAATATTTCGGTTCTGGTGCAAAAACTTCAGGGAAATTGCAAATAATCTCTAAATCTTGGACATACTGATACTATTACTCTAAAAAAGGTGTGTGATCGGTATGAAAAAGGAAAATTTGTTCGAATGGAAGCACTATCAACCTGATATTATCTTATTAACGGTAAGATGGTACCTACGGTACAACCTAAGTTTTCGTGATTTGGTGGAAATGATGGAGGAACGAGGTTTGTCTATTGCTCACACCACTATTATGCGTTGGGTGCATCAATATGGACCTGAATTAGATGAAAGAGTACGACGTCATCTTAAGACAACAAATGATTCCTGGAGAGTCGATGAAACGTATGTGAAAGTAAAAGGTCAATGGATGTATTTATATCGCGCAGTCGATTCAGAAGGAAATACCATTGATTTTTATCTAAGTGAATCAAGAGATAAACAAGCAGCCAAGCGCTTTTTCAAGAAAGCCTTGGCTGCTTCTCATATTTGTAAACCTCGCGTAATAACAGTAGATAAGAACCCTGCCTATGCTGTAGCAATTCAAGAATTAAAAGAAGAGAAACGTATGCCTGAAGGCATACAACTAAGGCAAGTTAAATATCTCAATAATATAGTGGAACAAAATCACCGTTTCATTAAGAAACGTGTACGTTCTATGTTAGGATTCAAGTCATATATATGAAACAGCCACTTCTATATTGAGTGACGTTGAAACCATGCATATGATGAAAAAAGGACAACTTCACTTACAGGTGAAGTCTGCCCAAAATGAAGTTAGATTCATACATAAATTATTTGGAATTGCATCATAATCTACCATTGAACAGTCTATGCAGGTTTCTATGCCTCTATCAAATGATTTTTGCACCAGAACCATTTTTTGTTTAGCGTGGGTTTTTTCCAAAATACTGGCGGTACCCCTTGATTTGTAAGATGATTTTGAGGTAGCACCAATAAAACGCGAATTTCGTATGCTAAGGATTAAAATCTTTAATCAAACTTGTTTATAAAAATGAGTAACTAAAGAAGGAATAAAAAAATAAATCATTTTTAATGTTACAAATATCCTTAAATTCCCTTAAATTGTTATATAATATTAGTAAATATAATTTAGTAGGTGCGTAATTATGACAGAAAGTCACTCTTTAGATAAAAAAATAATTTAATTGCACGTTTAGACCGACAGCTAGATTGGATTAAAAGCTGTGACACTAAAGCATCAATTGTTATTGCAGTCCTTGGTGTATTCCTTACAATATTTACATCTGAAAATTCAATTAACATGCTACAAAAAATACTTTCACAACCACTAAAGCACATTAATTTTGCAAACTTCTTATATCTATTATTATTTGTTGTTTCATGGGTTATCTTTATATTTGGAGTTTATTGTTTAGTTAGGGTTCTAATACCTAGGTTAAATAAAGACGTATTAGCATATGAAGGAATTCATAATGGGTCACTTCAATCCTCTATACTTTTTTAAACAACCCACAGATTAATTACAATAAAGTTGTTTGAAATTCGGCTTTGGAGATATTTTCAAATACGTTCAACATCCAAACTAAGCTAAGGTAATTACAAATGAAAGTGTCCTATTAATATTTCAAAAAACACCTAATCCCATCCTCTTGCTATATTTTTAGTTCCCCCCTTGACTATAACGCTACGTCATAGTGCATAATTTTAACTATATTAAATAAGGAGTGACAGAAATGAATATAAAATTATTACGCTCAGATAAAATATACCGAAAAATTTTACAAGCTCCAAAAGAGGAAAAGGTTGATTTATACAGACAAGAAATGTTGGCTCCGTTTATGGGAAAATGGGAAATTCAACATGTTCCTTTTAAAGCTGAGGAGCCAAATGGTTTTGATGTTATTACATTGAATAATATAATGAGCATTTCTCCTAATCAGATTACAAATGAGATTACACCAGAATTAGAATTGATTTCGTCTGATTCTTTTTGGTCTGAGTGTAAAGAAGCTGTTAGGAAAAGCCTTCATTTATTTAGAGAGCATGATGTGAACCTTCGTGTATCCGATTACTTATTCACGATTCTATTAGGGGATCCAAATAGTCCTTCATTAATGTTAAATGAAGGATACAGTGGTGATGGAGGTATTCCTGGCTATATTTTGTGTACACTTGTACCAAATGAATACACAATACCTCGAATGAAAGCTGTTTTGGCACATGAATGTAATCATAATGTTCGATATCAATTTATTCAGTGGGACCACACTGTTACTTTAGGTGAATTAATTGTTAGTGAAGGGTTAGCAGAAAACTTTGCTACTTCTATTTTTGGGGAAGATCTACTCGGTCCTTGGGTATCGAAAACAACTATGGAGATGCTTAATAGACATATTAAACCTGTGCTCAAGGAACAATTACAATTAACAGGATTTGATAAAATTGCACCGTATCTTTATGGTGACGAATTAGCAAAACTTCAAAACTATATGCCAGTCAATATGTCTTATGCTGCTGGTTATGCCTGTGGATACTATTTAATTAAATACTATTTAGAAAAAACAGGTAAAAATATCTTTGAAGCCACAATAACTCCTGCCAATCTAATATTAGATGAAATAAAAGGATTTTGGAATGAAGAAACAATTATTAACGGTTAAAGATATTGTCCAAATTACAGGCATAACAAAAAGAACCTTACAATATTATGATAAAATACATTTATTAAAGCCAATTTACTTAACAGAAAATGGTTATCGACTCTATGATAGGAACAGTTTAGCAAAACTTCAAACGATTCTATTTTTTAAGGAAATGGACTTTTCTCTAAAGGAAATTGCGGATGTTTTGAAACTTACGAGAGAAGAACAGCAACAATTATTAAAGAAGCATTATCAAACTTTATTGTTAAAAAAACAACGTTTAGAAACAGTTATTACTGCGGTGGATGAGTATGTATCAGGAAAGGATATCTACAATTTAAATATTTTTAATAATTCATCTATTTTACCATTACAAGAACAATATGCTCATGAAGCGAAATTCATCTATGGAGAAACAGAAAAATACAAAGAATTTGAGGGGAAACTGAACAAACTTTCTCCTAGTGAAAAAGCGAACTTATTTCATGAATTTGAACAAAAAATGGAAAGAGTATTTAGAAAAATTGCTTCCTATATTAATCAATCACCTACTTCCGATGAAGTACAGCAATTAATTGTAGAGTGGAAAAGTTATCTCGAACAATCTATTGTATGTGACTCTGAAATGTTGACATGTATTGCAAATACGTATAAATTTGATAATCGATTCAAAAATTATATAAATCAATTTAGTAATAAAGACTTAGCTGAATTTTTATATAACGCTATTATACATTATGTCAATCAACAGAAGCATTAATTTCATACTTTTATAATACAACATATAAATAAAAGATGGTGTTAATTGAAATTTCACACCATCTTTTTAAATAACTTTATTTGCTTTTAAACAACTTTATTGTCACTGCACAATAATCACCTTAAAAACGCAATCTCGGCGACACTATTTGCCTTGTTTCAGATTAAAAAACTTTCTATATCCTTATGTATGAAAGATTCCCTACTCACTTTGTTTTTCATACACAATAGTATTCCTATAATACAAGAATTTTACTTATTATCTTACAAGTGGTTCTGTTGCAAAGTTTTAAACGCCCCCAAAAAGATAGAATGAAAATACAATTGTTACGAATAATCATTATAAAATATACAAGAACATGTATCGTATACTCATTATTTTCGGTTGTTTTTCAACTTTGCAACAGAACCCCCGAAGAGTTTGATATGGTGATATATCAACAAACTGAGGTGGTACCACGAAATTGCAACTCTCGTCCTCAAGAATTATTTCTTTGGAGTGAAAGTTTTTTTATTATATAAGTTTCATTATGTCATAATTTAAAGTTTTCGAGAGGAGAAATTATATGAATCCTATTTTATTAGATGTTCCGTTACAAATAGAAACAGACAGACTAATTCTTCGAGCACCACTTCAAGCTGGTGACGGGAATGTAGTAAACCAAGCTATTAAGGATTCAATTAGTGAGTTAAAGCAATGGTTGCTTTTATACCAGTCAATTCCTACTGTTGAAGAAACGGAAATTATCCTGAGAAATGCCCATATAGATTTTTTGAAAAGAGAAAGCTTTCGCTATCTTATCTATCATAAGGGTACTAATGATTTTATTGGAACTGCTAGCCTTCACGGAATTAATTGGAAGATTTCTAAATGTGAAATTGGATATTGGATTAACACGCAATTTAGTGGCAATGGATATATGACAGAAGCAGTAAGTGAGTTAACAAACCTTGGATTTCAGTTACTCAAATTTAGAAGGATTGAAATACGATGTGAATCCAATAACACTAAAAGTCGTACGATTCCTGAAAAACTAGGTTTTGAGCTTGAAGGGATATTACGTCATGAAGATCTTTCAGCTGACGGTAAAAAACTAACTGATACCTGCATCTATGCAAAGGTAATTTAGATTAAAATTTTAAAATTCCTTGTACAACTAAAGCATGCGATAGTTGTACAACATATCTTAAG of Bacillus clarus contains these proteins:
- a CDS encoding cysteine hydrolase; this encodes MNAKETAFLLIEFQNEWLSPDGSLHFVIKEQLEQKGLVSNTEYLLDELRKKGVTIIHVPLSFTPDYREVLRDATALVSIIKENKRFQQNAHGAEIYPKFTPAASDLVAEGRKGISGFAGSNLDHLLRARGIRHVAFAGFVTEVCVESTIRDAYDRGYHCTLLSDCTAAHTIEDQMYVEKKIMPYFGNVLTSKEMIDQLR
- a CDS encoding exosporium leader peptide-containing protein, coding for MSGENEFDLYEILYGTALDPNSIGPTLPPVPPFQLPTGPTGPTGGTGATGPTGATGIGITGSTGPTGVTGPTGATGLTGIGETGPQGLPGVTGPTGSTGTNAPSINFRAEKFPFQEYSPAAFLQVSFEDIVFNNGGGYSSITNTFTAPINGIYSFTVNLNFASLVPPTEVFIEIRKDGVNISSGTATFNTIGISFINHTTIIDLEAGQKITVFFSSPKAGVLNQISTAYFSGTILP
- a CDS encoding helix-turn-helix domain-containing protein translates to MVRPNSMKTLGETLKKLRKIRSLRQADLAHELNLSRSQINNYENGFSEPDLMTMFRLASYFNVTLDVLTGRTDVTDDEMLHNQWCSKTYGALSESQRENFCKQLDHYVRFLGENQEIL
- a CDS encoding TetR/AcrR family transcriptional regulator, producing MSNSKKTATRDQILMATFECLAEKGTTAITLRDIATKAEITLSLIHYYFPTKEGLLVNATSYVMQKQIKEIQNELSHIQDFSEKLKKLIFVVHHQFKSSEWRKVYFSLLAAAAWSPKIMEEIRVLQNQLIDLIQEYAQASNVEIPDLEAFSRALLASINGLALQVMHGASEEQIAPAYEVIEKVFISICTPKNTMSDY
- the dltB gene encoding D-alanyl-lipoteichoic acid biosynthesis protein DltB, which encodes MTAYGSFYFFAIVGILLIPTTVAGLRGKMLRKYNAVLTLIMLAIIFSDKPNQAMMLAVFIIWQYVLIKGYLLLRKQNNNTFMFYMAVILSIFPLILAKIAPFVPELKFIVFTGISYVTFRAVQMVFEIRDGLIKECSFFNFWEFILFFPAISTGPIDRYRRFKKDIQKPPSAEEYYNLLYIGINRIFQGFLYKFILAYLINQHIMSTTIAHQDTILSNMIYMYSYSLYLFFDFAGYSSFVIGVSYMMGIKTPENFNKPFISRNIKDFWNRWHMSLSFWLRDFVYMRFVFFATKKKLIKNRYTISYIGVFLNFFIMGIWHITGHDIAQYIIYALYHIALFILFDIFERKNKKHKFWPNNTFMHVLAIVITFHFVCFGFLIFSGHLNKYF
- a CDS encoding DUF2268 domain-containing protein codes for the protein MNIKLLRSDKIYRKILQAPKEEKVDLYRQEMLAPFMGKWEIQHVPFKAEEPNGFDVITLNNIMSISPNQITNEITPELELISSDSFWSECKEAVRKSLHLFREHDVNLRVSDYLFTILLGDPNSPSLMLNEGYSGDGGIPGYILCTLVPNEYTIPRMKAVLAHECNHNVRYQFIQWDHTVTLGELIVSEGLAENFATSIFGEDLLGPWVSKTTMEMLNRHIKPVLKEQLQLTGFDKIAPYLYGDELAKLQNYMPVNMSYAAGYACGYYLIKYYLEKTGKNIFEATITPANLILDEIKGFWNEETIING
- a CDS encoding MerR family transcriptional regulator, translating into MKKQLLTVKDIVQITGITKRTLQYYDKIHLLKPIYLTENGYRLYDRNSLAKLQTILFFKEMDFSLKEIADVLKLTREEQQQLLKKHYQTLLLKKQRLETVITAVDEYVSGKDIYNLNIFNNSSILPLQEQYAHEAKFIYGETEKYKEFEGKLNKLSPSEKANLFHEFEQKMERVFRKIASYINQSPTSDEVQQLIVEWKSYLEQSIVCDSEMLTCIANTYKFDNRFKNYINQFSNKDLAEFLYNAIIHYVNQQKH
- a CDS encoding GNAT family N-acetyltransferase, which codes for MNPILLDVPLQIETDRLILRAPLQAGDGNVVNQAIKDSISELKQWLLLYQSIPTVEETEIILRNAHIDFLKRESFRYLIYHKGTNDFIGTASLHGINWKISKCEIGYWINTQFSGNGYMTEAVSELTNLGFQLLKFRRIEIRCESNNTKSRTIPEKLGFELEGILRHEDLSADGKKLTDTCIYAKVI